The Priestia megaterium NBRC 15308 = ATCC 14581 region TTGAAACAAACGGTGAAGAACTATAAGAAATCAGAAAAGCGGGGTTCCTGCGTGAAAACACAGGAATCCCGCTTTTTTAAAACATGTAAAAATAAAGACAAATACGTTATCTCGGTTTATCTACTAGCTGTGTTTGCGCAATTTCCGTTTGCTTAATTCCCGCTCGTTGAATTTCATCAGCAAACGATTCATGTTTCAGCGTTTTGATTACCTTTTCGCTTCCATCCCGAAGAGTATACACTCTAAATTCATACATACTCTACCCTCTCCTTTATGCTATGATTGATGCGATACATTAGATGCGCTCCTGTAAAAGCAACTCATAATAGAGGTAACTTTTTTCTCTTCTTTACTTTACCCACTTTTTAGGAAACTAGACAAAGAGATTTAATCCGACGTGATAAAAGCCTTTGCAGCAAGCAAAGGCTTTTATCGATGGAATGTTAGTATTCAAAGATGGTTCCTTTTTTAAATTTTGAATGTTTAAAAGCAAATTTCGTTAAAAGAATATACGCAACTCCTGCAACTACCACTCCTATAATCCAGCCTAAATCGACTTCGATAAACGCAGCACCTGCGCCGATGAGCATCGCAAGCATGGCGCATGGATTGTAGCCGGAAAACGGCCCTTTTTCTTGATACAATTCTTCTACGTTTACTCTTTGTTTTCGTAAAATATAGTAATCAACCAGTAAAATAGAAACAATTGGACCTAAAAAAGCAGAGTAAATCAAAATGAACAAACCAAGACCTGCAGCTGATGAATCTTGAACAAGCACCCAAGGGAACGAGCAAAAGGCAAGCAGTCCAGTAATGGTAACCGCCAGTTTATAATTTGCTTTTGTCAGCAGCGTAATCACATACGTAGGCGGAATAATATTTGCCACCATATTTACGGCAATAACGCCAATCACAATAAAAGCCGATACAGCAACGGTAATATATGAATTATCCACTACAACCGCGAACGCTTTAACTGGATTGGAAATACCCGTAGCAGAAGCAAGCATTGCCCCGATTGTAAGAACGAATCCGTAGGCTACTAGAATTGGTGTAAAGTATAAGAACCCACGCTTTGTGTCGCTAATTCCTGGCTTCAGTTCTCTAGAGTAATCGGCTGCGCTTAGAAAAATCGCTGCATAATTCCCCATGAACATCATAATGAAAGAAAAGAACGGAAGTCCCCATGAACCTTTTGTATCTACCCACTTCTCCCCTACTACCTCACTATGAGAAGTTAAAAGAACGCCAAATACATAAACAAGGCCAAGCAATATGATGATTGAAGCAAGCATCTCTACCCATTTAACCGCGTGGAAGCTGTACAGAGAAAGCACGATTTGCAGCAGCTGAATGATAATAAAGCAAAGAACAAGATTATCAAAAGACCCTTTAGTCACAATTTTCCCGATTTCGTTTAAAGCGGTACCGCCTGTCCAGCTTTGGAAACCATACCAAATGATAGCTGGAATACCTCGTAAAAGAGACGATATGACGGATCCTTTTATTCCAAAAGACATTCGAAGCTGCATCACATACGGTATGCCCGTCTTATAGCCAATTCGATCGTTTAACACAAAAAAAGTAGAAATAATACCAATGGCAATAATCGCTGCCACAAACGTTTGAAAAAGATTTAATACCGCAGTACCTGCTACTACTATGCTTGCGCCAAGCGTCATATTTCCTAAATTAACGCCGTCTCCAATCCACATAAACATATAGGACATCGGAGTTAGCTTTCGATCACTTTCCGCTTTTGGCTTTAGTGACGGATCAAGGCCTGCATCTTGATGAGAATGCACCTCTTCTATAACGGAACTTGTTGCATTTGTAGACACTATACACTCAACTCCTTTTTTATGATGTTTCCACTCTTATTACTAACATTTAATGTGAGTTAACTTAACATGTACATAGTGTATACGAATTTCAACGCAAGTTCATTATTATTTATGTGAATTTTCTGATATTATTTTGTGCGATTTGACTAATTTTTGACCTCAGCTCGCAACATATAGAAGTTGATGATAATAAAAAATCCAAGCGCTTATAATAAACGCTTGGATGAGTGATGAGCTAGTATTTATTTTTCACAGGCAATGTAGTCTTTATCTCGATCTAGCTTTGTATTGGCATCATACAGTGATTTTGACACATACGGTTTGTACTTTGTTTTGCCGCCTTTATTTGTTACATTAGCCGCACGAGCTACGCCGCCTTTGTAGTCTTTGTTTAATTCCGTACAGTTTTTGTAAGATTTAGCTGCCGCATCTACGTTTGAAACTGTGCTAAAAGATACGCTCGTTAATAAACCGAAAGATAGAACAATTGGAAAAATCTTTTTCAAAAGAGATACTTCCTTCCTATATTTTTTCTAATTAATAATAGAATGTTCTATCGATCTTTTCAATTTTTTTTTACATTTAAACTACTATTATCCAATTTTATTTACGAGTAACTTTAAGAGTCTTCACCGCTTGTTTAGCCGCTTCTGCAATTAGTTTATCATTATACTCTGCATCTTTTTCCGTACGATTGGAGAGGATCGCAAGAACAATTGGATCTCCTTTTGGCGGCCAAAGGATAGCAATATCATTTCGCGTCGCGTATGAGCCTGCGCCTGTCTTATCGGCTACTTCCCAGCTTTTCGGCACGCCCGCTCGTATTAACGCATCCCCTGTTGTGTTTCGCTTCATCAAATCTGTTAAAAGTGCACGTTTGTCTTCAGGAAGTGCCTGTCCAAGTACATATTTTTGAAGACTTGCAGCGAGTGCTCTTGGTGTACTTGTATCGTGGGTTTCTCCTGGATTCACTTCATTTAAATCCGGTTCAAAGCGCTCAGGCAGCGTCACATCGTCTCCTATGTTTTCTAAAGCTTCTTTAAATCCATCCGGTCCGCCCAGCTGCTGCAGAATTAAGTTCCCTGCCGTATTGTCGCTGTAGCGAAGCGATGCATCTGCGAGTTCTCGAAGAGTCATGCCTGTATCTACGTGTTTTTCTGTAATTGGATTGTAGTTTACAAGGTCATCGCGCGTATAAAAGATTCGTTCGTTGAGATCTTCAATTGACTTCTGCTGTAAAAGTGCACCGACAGCGAGAGCCTTATGAGTAGACGCATAAGCAAAACGCTCGTCCGGGTGATACGTTACCGTTTTATTGGTGCCTGTATCTAATGCAAAAACGCCAAGATTCGCATCATATTTTTCTTCAAGCTTAGCAAACTCTCGATCACTCTTTGTTTCTTGTCTTTGACATTTTACCGTTTCAGCATGTACCTCGCTGCTTGAAAAGCCTACAACCGCCGCGCACGAAAGAGCGAATACAGGCAGCATTTTTTGGAGCTTTGAAGCGCGAAACATCTTTTTCCATGTCTTCATTACCCTTCAACACCTTTCAAAAAAAGTATTTAGTATGTATTCTCTTAGGTAGAGATTACCAACAATGCTATTTTATCAATTGTTTACTCTCACAAACATGATAGTTTTATCACATTTATATAATAAAAGTGTCTCACACTGAAGATGAGCAGTATAAAAACCGTAAGTACTTTAAAAAATAGGCGGCGTAACGGAAAATAAAATAACGGCTTTCTCTTCAAACGTATTCTCCCATTTATGATTCAGATGCGAAGGAATTTTGACACTATCTCCTTTTTCTAACACGTATACTTCCTCGTCCAAATACACTTTAATTTTCCCTTCTAAGACGTATGCCACTTCCTCTCCTTTATGTGCTAAAGGAGTTTCTGATGAAGCCATCATCGGCGGTACTTCCATAATGGCCGTAGCTAGATTCCCTGTGAAATCGGGCGATAGCAGCGAATACGTTAGCTCTTTTACCTTCATTGTTTTACGCTCATTCGACCTTACGACTAAATGAGATGTATTTATTTCTTCGAGCAAAAAGCTGAAGGTAGGCACATCGAGGCTTTTTGCTAAAAGTTTAAGCGTTGAAATGGACGGGTTAGCTAATCCCCGTTCAATTTGACTTAACATAGATGGCGTGATGTCCGCTAATTTTGCTAAGTCTCGACTGCTTAGCCCCTTTTCTTTTCGAAATTTCTCTACTTTTTTTCCAATATCTATGTTTTCCATGATGATTCCTCCGTAAAAGATGTTTAATTACATTTAATTTTATTAAGTTAAACTTAATAAACGACGTTACTTATGTTAAATTATATTTAATAAATAAATTACAATTTAATACTATCACAGTAAGGAGGAAGAAAAAAATGAATGACATCTTGACCTTTTTGGTTCTTACATTATTTGTGATTATGAGTCCTGGTATTGATACTGCTCTTATTACCAAACGAACGATGGCAGATGGACAAACGGGCGGCTATAAAATGGCATTAGGCTTAGCGAGCGGTTCTTTAGTTCACACACTCGCCGCTACGTTTGGTTTATCAGCTCTTCTTCTTCAGTCAGCTCTTGCATTTGAAATCGTAAAATACGCAGGAGCCGTCTATTTAATGTACTTAGGAATTTCTGCTTTCCTTTCTAAAAAAAGCGATACAGGTTCTTCTGCAAAAGAAGAAAAAACAAAAGAAACATCTGCTTTTCGTCAAGGTCTGGTCTCAAACGTCCTTAATCCAAAAGTGGCGGTATTTTTCTTAACTTTTTTACCTCAATTTGTTCAAAATGATCAAAACGTAACTCTTCAATTACTTCTGATGGGAATAACGTATACGATCCTCGCTATCACGTGGTTTTTCGTATTCGTCTTTTTTATTAACTATTTACGAAAATGGCTTACAACACCTAGCGTGCAGCGCTTTATGGACAAAGCAACGGGCGTGGTGTTAATTGGATTTGGATTAAAGCTGGCTTTTGAAAAACATAAATAACAAAAAAGCTATCTGTTTCAGATAGCTTTTTTGTTATTTATGCACTTCAGGTTCATAGAGATAGACTTTAAGGTCAAGCTTTCCATCCGAAGAAACGATTATTCCTTCCGCTTCGAGTGAATGTTTTTGAACAAGGTGCATTTCTTCGTCTTTAAATCCAATTTCTCCTTTGGAGTTGATAACTCGGTGCCAAGGGAGTTTATATTTCTTACTCATCGAGTGCAATACTCGTACAACTTGCCTTGCACCTCGCGGACTACCAGCCAGGCGGGCGATTTGTCCGTATGTCATTACTTTCCCGGATGGTATTTGTTTAATAAGTGCTACTGCTCGTTCTGTAAAACTCAAGTCGCTCCTCCTTTCGTTTCTTCTTTAGTACAACATTACCATATTAAATAAACAGTGAAGGAATCACTCGATTTTTCTTCAGCAACATTATAAGATAATAAGAAGTACGCTCATCATTGTTTAACATACTCCAAACAAATACTTACTGATTATTTCCTATTCTTCAACTAACAAATCTTTGTGCGAGTGGCAGCTTATACCTCATTTATGACACTGTGATTATAAAAACGTTACAGAAACCAACACAGCAAGGTACGTAGAAGCGTTACATGATAAGATAAACAGTAGATACTAATACAATTTCAAATTGATGCTGACGAATAAGTAATCATTTAAAAAGTGGTGAGAAAATGACAAAATGGCTTAGTGTAAAAGAATTATCTAAAGAAACAAGTATTCCTACTTCAACCATCAGAAGATATATAGATAAATTCCAATATTTCTTTATACAAAAAGAGGATCATCGACCAAAACAATATGAAGCTGCGGCTGCGACCGTTTTACTGAAAATTAAGCAGCTTTATGATGAGGGTTATCAAGCAGAAGAAATTAATGAATCTCTGCAAAAAGAATTCTCTTTGACTACAAGCGAGGATCAAGCTGCCGTGTCTCTAGAAGAAGCCGAAGACAAAGAGGACATAGAGAACACAGCAGAAACCGCTGACCAGCCCGAGGCCGACGACCAGCAGCCGACAACTTCTGAACTTCCTGTACAGCCTTCACCCCAACAAGAACCTGATACAAAACAAATTCTTCAGGAAAAAGACAAGCAGCTTATTCAATCTTTGCGTAAAAGCTTGCGTGAGCAGCAGGCCATTTCAGAATTAGTAGAAGCTTCAAAAGAAAGCAGCGTAGTAGGTAAAAAAAGATCGATTTTAAAACGATTATTCAAACGAAAAAAGGACTAAATTTGTAAACAAGCCTAGGCCATGAAACATCTTTATTTCTGATCATTAAATTTATGTAAAACAAAGTTTCTAAACTGTTTAACAGCCGGTGATAGATATCTTCCTTCAATCCATGCTAGTCCAATTACTCGGTGACAGTTGGCTTTAGCTAATGGGATTTTCACTATTTTGCTTTGATCTATTCCGTGTAAATCTGGAAGGATAGAAATTCCTAAACCGGCTCCTACAAGTCCCGCTACGGTGTCAGCTTCCTCTCCTTCAAACATAATGTGAGGCTTTCCCCCTGTCTCTTCAAATAACTGCTCAAACGTAAGACGAAGAGAAAAACCTTCTTTTAAGTGAATAAATGATTCCTCAGCAATTTCTTCTAGTGCAATTCTTTCACGATCAGCATACCGGTGATTTTTCGGTACGATCACAAACAGCTCTTCACTCCAAAGATGATGCCACTTAATGAACGATTTTTCTTCCATAGGCGCAATCAAACAAAGGTCCAGTTCACCGAGCTCCAGCTGCTCAAGAAGCACGTGAGAAGGACTTTGCCTCAGCTGAAAATTCACTTTAGGATATAAGCTGCGAAACGACGCAATTAAATCTGGAATTAAATCCGTGCTGAGCGTATGCAAAAATCCAAGTGACACCTGCCCTTTCTCAGGATCTAGCAG contains the following coding sequences:
- a CDS encoding NCS1 family transporter, with protein sequence MSTNATSSVIEEVHSHQDAGLDPSLKPKAESDRKLTPMSYMFMWIGDGVNLGNMTLGASIVVAGTAVLNLFQTFVAAIIAIGIISTFFVLNDRIGYKTGIPYVMQLRMSFGIKGSVISSLLRGIPAIIWYGFQSWTGGTALNEIGKIVTKGSFDNLVLCFIIIQLLQIVLSLYSFHAVKWVEMLASIIILLGLVYVFGVLLTSHSEVVGEKWVDTKGSWGLPFFSFIMMFMGNYAAIFLSAADYSRELKPGISDTKRGFLYFTPILVAYGFVLTIGAMLASATGISNPVKAFAVVVDNSYITVAVSAFIVIGVIAVNMVANIIPPTYVITLLTKANYKLAVTITGLLAFCSFPWVLVQDSSAAGLGLFILIYSAFLGPIVSILLVDYYILRKQRVNVEELYQEKGPFSGYNPCAMLAMLIGAGAAFIEVDLGWIIGVVVAGVAYILLTKFAFKHSKFKKGTIFEY
- a CDS encoding excalibur calcium-binding domain-containing protein; protein product: MKKIFPIVLSFGLLTSVSFSTVSNVDAAAKSYKNCTELNKDYKGGVARAANVTNKGGKTKYKPYVSKSLYDANTKLDRDKDYIACEK
- the bla gene encoding class A beta-lactamase, whose translation is MKTWKKMFRASKLQKMLPVFALSCAAVVGFSSSEVHAETVKCQRQETKSDREFAKLEEKYDANLGVFALDTGTNKTVTYHPDERFAYASTHKALAVGALLQQKSIEDLNERIFYTRDDLVNYNPITEKHVDTGMTLRELADASLRYSDNTAGNLILQQLGGPDGFKEALENIGDDVTLPERFEPDLNEVNPGETHDTSTPRALAASLQKYVLGQALPEDKRALLTDLMKRNTTGDALIRAGVPKSWEVADKTGAGSYATRNDIAILWPPKGDPIVLAILSNRTEKDAEYNDKLIAEAAKQAVKTLKVTRK
- a CDS encoding cupin domain-containing protein; its protein translation is MENIDIGKKVEKFRKEKGLSSRDLAKLADITPSMLSQIERGLANPSISTLKLLAKSLDVPTFSFLLEEINTSHLVVRSNERKTMKVKELTYSLLSPDFTGNLATAIMEVPPMMASSETPLAHKGEEVAYVLEGKIKVYLDEEVYVLEKGDSVKIPSHLNHKWENTFEEKAVILFSVTPPIF
- a CDS encoding LysE family translocator; the protein is MNDILTFLVLTLFVIMSPGIDTALITKRTMADGQTGGYKMALGLASGSLVHTLAATFGLSALLLQSALAFEIVKYAGAVYLMYLGISAFLSKKSDTGSSAKEEKTKETSAFRQGLVSNVLNPKVAVFFLTFLPQFVQNDQNVTLQLLLMGITYTILAITWFFVFVFFINYLRKWLTTPSVQRFMDKATGVVLIGFGLKLAFEKHK
- a CDS encoding MGMT family protein; translated protein: MSFTERAVALIKQIPSGKVMTYGQIARLAGSPRGARQVVRVLHSMSKKYKLPWHRVINSKGEIGFKDEEMHLVQKHSLEAEGIIVSSDGKLDLKVYLYEPEVHK
- a CDS encoding MerR family transcriptional regulator; its protein translation is MTKWLSVKELSKETSIPTSTIRRYIDKFQYFFIQKEDHRPKQYEAAAATVLLKIKQLYDEGYQAEEINESLQKEFSLTTSEDQAAVSLEEAEDKEDIENTAETADQPEADDQQPTTSELPVQPSPQQEPDTKQILQEKDKQLIQSLRKSLREQQAISELVEASKESSVVGKKRSILKRLFKRKKD
- a CDS encoding LysR family transcriptional regulator, with the protein product MEWQQFKYFQTLARTQHMTRAAEKLLITQPALSRSIARFEEEVGAPLFDRQGRSIRLNQYGKVFLKRVDNMMKEFDKGQEEIQALLDPEKGQVSLGFLHTLSTDLIPDLIASFRSLYPKVNFQLRQSPSHVLLEQLELGELDLCLIAPMEEKSFIKWHHLWSEELFVIVPKNHRYADRERIALEEIAEESFIHLKEGFSLRLTFEQLFEETGGKPHIMFEGEEADTVAGLVGAGLGISILPDLHGIDQSKIVKIPLAKANCHRVIGLAWIEGRYLSPAVKQFRNFVLHKFNDQK